One part of the Ornithodoros turicata isolate Travis chromosome 2, ASM3712646v1, whole genome shotgun sequence genome encodes these proteins:
- the LOC135384043 gene encoding lactosylceramide 1,3-N-acetyl-beta-D-glucosaminyltransferase-like — MSMARRKVRRGRRGPYTVLLHVLHPPAIKRAVIVTTALLFVYCLLLYQPFIFVTSVPYSVSATSTAPAVDYDTGTLLPQDLVVCFNCFPPPVNRSIVYRKPAGRDVEDDTAIYYNPKPLLGAPHICPFGKQDVIIAVVSNPSNHARRNAIRRTWGKIHLLNKNLTISTVFFLRTSGLAITDAAVRAESKKRNDIVQYDFTDKVHGGDSLQAAIIINWLRQCRNLTVALKVRDNTFVNIGLLSYALGVLLRQPADLFGRITKLGSRPYQLEDCAYLVRSSVLYFLNLATVEVLLKKDEGDYMMTLASVVRLQVMHFDVFGTCNATATDFHPCEMRSLLTVHPVGVGRMSVLHRDAMLGFRCGYE, encoded by the coding sequence ATGAGCATGGCCCGGCGCAAGGTACGGCGGGGACGTAGAGGACCATACACCGTATTACTGCACGTATTACATCCACCTGCCATAAAGCGAGCTGTCATCGTCACGACCGCACTATTGTTCGTGTACTGTCTTCTCCTCTACCAGCCCTTCATATTCGTTACATCGGTACCTTACAGCGTATCTGCAACTTCCACAGCACCTGCAGTAGACTACGACACTGGAACTCTACTTCCACAGGACCTGGTGGTCTGTTTCAACTGCTTCCCGCCGCCTGTTAACCGATCCATCGTTTACCGCAAGCCTGCTGGAAGGGACGTCGAAGACGATACTGCTATCTACTACAACCCGAAACCACTCTTGGGTGCTCCGCACATCTGTCCGTTTGGTAAACAAGACGTCATCATCGCCGTAGTGTCAAACCCTTCCAACCACGCACGACGTAATGCTATCAGGAGGACTTGGGGGAAGATACATCTGTTGAACAAAAATTTGACGATTAGTACTGTCTTCTTCTTAAGAACAAGTGGCTTGGCCATCACGGACGCAGCTGTGAGGGCAGAAAGCAAGAAGCGAAATGACATAGTGCAATACGATTTCACGGATAAGGTTCATGGTGGCGATTCCCTTCAAGCAGCTATTATAATCAATTGGTTACGTCAGTGCAGGAACCTCACTGTCGCACTCAAGGTTAGAGACAATACCTTCGTGAATATCGGGTTACTTTCCTATGCCCTTGGAGTTCTCCTCCGCCAACCGGCCGACCTGTTCGGGAGGATAACAAAGCTCGGAAGCAGGCCATATCAACTTGAAGACTGTGCTTATTTGGTCAGGTCTTCCGTACTGTACTTTCTGAACCTGGCCACGGTGGAAGTATTGTTGAAGAAAGATGAAGGCGACTATATGATGACATTAGCTTCTGTGGTGAGGTTGCAAGTAATGCACTTCGATGTGTTCGGTACGTGCAATGCTACGGCAACGGACTTCCATCCATGTGAA
- the LOC135385030 gene encoding neprilysin-1-like, with protein sequence MAPNTKRFCKVSWNYCSLILCISFILGIIILLVGAAAFYIQFVGEEFHVQYTDPGKRSELPAMDSSLATGVAQQPVVCTSSGCEWNEEYLSGKLNNSVNPCDDFYGHVCSANWFNGSVNQSSYLIRASAAVMNDVWNYLRKYPFNRTLTSFVNQAAFLAQGCMDGRKKDTEWTALHGILADLNIPGWPYVSDIPDTKPHDVAKVTDKLLGLSTFVKVMLRQQRFHRELQLHIDSPPMFIRRFETLYPSELLGTYVEFVYKVLSLLKRPSPLTRTLALEIARLEQMMSDAADHSARSVATLQDIKPLTMLRPMRGWDWTAYLSYFIQEASRLTSREVVLLDPKYIDHLSGILNRTQRRVLVNYIGYRLVIYISPLLPHNKAGFVIPISHHHPLAKSVSERLQACMSMLEGMYPFGARSLVWSTVLSKRLSLVTGEAGLAEDIKIIKEIVRSEMKQTASSASWLSLNESHTAALKMDHMSIQLIPENDELSLPGSSSSPIALDQQNFLWTYYRLLRFMRSQYWTALDLNYFNEPTTHTESAFRPGFSYDPQRNIIKLSPATVAFASSISQRFEANSIPFLISPVIRGMFSAIDLRGSSIGFDGALRTWWSNASKVNFMGRAWCIQNSFTEETKRHAKLLGGFDTSLFLDENVADGAVLRPLYNVFLKFAQRQGTRATKTGRPSGTALQKFFFINYGTTLCEPARGPLHVKNRLRYKTAVPAKLRVNVPLSHFDAFADVFGCESPDRMRRKRSCSLW encoded by the coding sequence ATGGCGCCGAACACTAAGAGGTTCTGCAAGGTCAGCTGGAATTACTGTTCTCTTATTCTCTGCATATCGTTTATTCTCGGTATAATTATTCTGCTGGTGGGGGCAGctgccttttatattcaattCGTCGGTGAAGAGTTTCATGTTCAGTACACGGACCCAGGGAAACGATCTGAACTGCCTGCCATGGACAGCTCTTTGGCGACAGGCGTGGCGCAGCAGCCCGTGGTATGTACGTCATCTGGTTGCGAATGGAATGAAGAGTACTTATCAGGCAAGCTCAACAACTCTGTAAACCCTTGCGATGACTTCTACGGACATGTGTGCTCTGCGAATTGGTTTAACGGCAGCGTGAACCAGTCTTCCTATTTAATTCGGGCTTCCGCTGCTGTTATGAATGACGTTTGGAATTACCTGAGAAAGTATCCGTTCAATAGAACACTGACTTCCTTCGTTAACCAGGCAGCTTTTCTGGCTCAAGGCTGCATGGACGGACGCAAGAAGGACACAGAGTGGACAGCTCTCCATGGAATACTTGCTGATCTCAACATACCAGGTTGGCCATACGTCAGCGACATCCCAGACACAAAACCCCACGACGTCGCTAAGGTCACCGATAAGCTCTTAGGACTATCAACGTTCGTGAAGGTAATGTTGCGGCAACAACGATTCCACCGGGAGTTGCAGTTGCACATAGACTCTCCTCCTATGTTCATACGTCGGTTCGAAACATTATATCCCAGTGAACTGCTGGGTACGTATGTCGAGTTTGTGTACAAAGTGTTGTCACTGTTAAAAAGGCCAAGCCCGCTGACACGCACACTGGCGCTTGAGATTGCTCGACTGGAACAGATGATGTCAGACGCCGCGGATCACTCGGCTCGGAGCGTAGCTACCCTTCAGGACATCAAGCCTCTCACTATGCTTAGACCAATGCGCGGTTGGGATTGGACAGCTTACCTATCCTATTTTATTCAAGAAGCATCGCGTCTCACATCACGCGAGGTCGTGCTGCTCGACCCGAAATACATTGACCACCTTTCTGGTATCTTGAACCGCACACAGCGGCGTGTCCTAGTCAACTATATAGGGTACCGTCTGGTCATCTACATCTCCCCTCTGCTACCACATAATAAGGCAGGATTTGTCATTCCCATCAGTCACCATCATCCACTAGCAAAGAGTGTTTCGGAGCGACTCCAAGCCTGTATGAGTATGCTGGAAGGAATGTATCCCTTTGGAGCACGTTCCCTAGTTTGGTCGACGGTGTTGTCCAAGAGACTCTCCCTTGTCACGGGCGAGGCTGGATTAGCAGAAGATATCAAGATAATAAAAGAGATTGTACGTTCCGAGATGAAACAGACTGCGTCTTCAGCAAGCTGGCTTTCCTTAAACGAGTCACACACTGCTGCTCTCAAAATGGACCACATGAGCATTCAGTTGATTCCCGAGAACGACGAATTGTCATTGCCAGGCTCTTCATCGTCACCTATTGCTCTAGACCAACAGAATTTTCTTTGGACGTACTACAGGCTACTACGATTTATGCGTTCGCAGTACTGGACCGCACTTGACCTCAATTATTTCAACGAACCAACGACACACACAGAATCCGCTTTTCGACCAGGGTTCTCCTACGACCCTCAGCGGAACATCATAAAGCTTTCACCAGCTACCGTGGCGTTCGCAAGCAGCATTTCTCAACGCTTCGAAGCTAATTCCATACCGTTCCTGATATCTCCAGTAATCCGTGGCATGTTTTCTGCGATTGACCTCAGGGGTAGCTCGATTGGCTTCGACGGTGCTCTTCGCACATGGTGGTCCAATGCGTCAAAAGTAAACTTCATGGGTCGTGCATGGTGCATCCAAAACAGTTTTACGGAAGAAACCAAGCGACATGCGAAGTTGCTGGGCGGGTTCGATACTTCATTGTTTTTGGATGAAAACGTAGCCGATGGTGCTGTACTTCGTCCGCTGTACAATGTATTTCTCAAGTTTGCACAAAGGCAGGGTACTAGGGCGACTAAAACTGGGCGGCCATCTGGTACCGCACTTCAGAAGTTCTTTTTCATCAATTATGGTACAACGTTGTGCGAGCCAGCTCGTGGCCCGTTACACGTCAAGAATCGGCTACGATACAAAACAGCTGTCCCAGCAAAGTTGAGAGTGAATGTACCATTGTCGCACTTTGACGCATTCGCTGACGTGTTCGGTTGCGAATCGCCTGATCGGATGAGAAGGAAGCGTTCTTGCTCCCTCTGGTAA